A DNA window from Streptococcus mutans contains the following coding sequences:
- a CDS encoding sodium ion-translocating decarboxylase subunit beta, with amino-acid sequence METLISGIISITIPQIIMMVIGAVLMYLGIKKEYEPTLLIPMGLGTLLVNFPGTGVLTQVINGVKQEGIFDILFKFGINTELFPLLIFIGIGAMIDFGPLLQNPFMLLFGAAAQFGIFFVVVVAVMAGFDIKEAASIGIIGAADGPTSIFVANQLAPKLLGPITVAAYSYMALVPIIQPFAIKLVTTKKERKIRMTYKAENVSKMTKILFPIVITIVAGFIAPISLPLVGFLMFGNLLRECGVLDRLSQTAQNELVNIVSILLGLTISVKMRADLFLNVQTLLIILFGLVAFIMDSVGGVVFAKIVNLFRKEKINPMIGAAGISAFPMSSRVIQKMATDEDPQNFVLMYAVGANVSGQIASVIAGGLLLSFFS; translated from the coding sequence GTGGAAACTTTAATTTCAGGAATAATATCCATTACTATCCCTCAAATAATTATGATGGTCATCGGGGCTGTTTTAATGTATTTAGGAATTAAAAAAGAATATGAACCAACCTTATTGATACCTATGGGACTTGGTACACTTTTAGTGAATTTTCCCGGTACAGGTGTCCTAACTCAGGTTATTAACGGCGTTAAACAAGAGGGAATCTTTGATATTCTCTTCAAATTCGGAATCAATACAGAACTTTTTCCGCTTTTAATTTTTATCGGAATCGGTGCCATGATTGACTTTGGCCCTCTACTTCAAAATCCTTTTATGCTGCTCTTTGGTGCAGCAGCTCAATTTGGGATTTTCTTTGTCGTCGTCGTAGCTGTTATGGCTGGCTTTGATATCAAAGAAGCCGCTTCAATTGGTATTATCGGTGCAGCAGATGGTCCAACATCAATCTTTGTTGCTAACCAACTAGCACCAAAACTATTGGGTCCCATAACAGTTGCTGCCTATTCTTACATGGCTTTGGTACCAATTATTCAACCATTTGCTATTAAGTTGGTAACAACTAAAAAGGAACGTAAGATTCGTATGACTTATAAGGCAGAAAATGTTTCTAAAATGACGAAAATTCTGTTTCCTATTGTTATTACTATTGTAGCAGGATTTATTGCTCCAATTTCCTTGCCGCTGGTCGGTTTCTTAATGTTTGGTAATCTTTTACGTGAATGTGGTGTTTTGGATCGTCTATCGCAAACAGCACAAAATGAGTTAGTTAATATTGTTAGTATTTTGCTCGGTTTAACTATCTCTGTAAAAATGCGGGCCGACCTTTTTCTTAATGTGCAAACCTTACTTATTATCTTGTTTGGTTTAGTAGCATTCATTATGGACTCTGTTGGCGGTGTTGTTTTTGCTAAAATTGTAAATCTTTTTCGTAAGGAAAAAATCAACCCAATGATTGGTGCAGCTGGGATTTCAGCTTTTCCAATGTCCAGTCGTGTTATCCAAAAGATGGCAACCGATGAAGATCCTCAAAACTTTGTTTTGATGTATGCAGTAGGTGCTAATGTTTCAGGACAGATTGCTTCTGTTATCGCAGGTGGCTTACTTCTGTCATTCTTTAGCTAA
- the xerS gene encoding tyrosine recombinase XerS produces MRRELLLEKIDELKELMPWYVLEYYQSKLTIPYSFTTLYEYLKEYRRFFEWLINSGVSDANKLADIPLETLEHLSKKDMESFILYLRERTLLNTKNKRQGVSQTTINRTLSALSSLYKYLTEEVENADGEPYFYRNVMKKVSTKKKKETLAARAENIKQKLFLGNETMEFLEYVDCEYEHKLSKRALSSFRKNKERDLAIIALLLASGVRLSEAVNLDLKDVNLNMMIIEVTRKGGKHDSVNVAGFAKPYLENYITIRRGRYKAEKTDLAFFLSEYRGVPNRMDASSIEKMVAKYSQDFKIRVTPHKLRHTLATRLYDATKSQVLVSHQLGHASTQVTDLYTHIVNDEQKNALDKL; encoded by the coding sequence ATGAGACGTGAACTCTTACTTGAAAAAATTGATGAACTTAAGGAACTTATGCCTTGGTATGTGCTAGAGTATTATCAATCTAAATTGACAATTCCTTATAGTTTTACGACCTTATACGAATATTTAAAAGAATATCGGCGTTTCTTTGAATGGTTAATCAATTCTGGCGTTTCTGATGCGAATAAACTTGCCGATATTCCGCTGGAAACTTTGGAGCATCTTAGTAAAAAAGATATGGAATCCTTTATTCTTTATTTACGAGAACGAACTCTTTTAAACACTAAAAACAAACGTCAAGGTGTTTCTCAGACAACGATAAACCGCACACTTTCAGCCTTATCAAGCCTTTATAAATACTTGACTGAGGAAGTTGAAAATGCTGATGGTGAACCTTATTTTTATCGAAATGTCATGAAAAAGGTATCAACTAAAAAGAAAAAGGAAACATTGGCCGCACGAGCTGAGAATATTAAACAAAAGCTCTTTTTAGGCAATGAAACAATGGAATTTTTAGAATATGTGGATTGTGAATATGAACACAAACTTTCTAAACGCGCTCTTTCCTCTTTTCGAAAAAATAAAGAAAGAGATTTGGCAATTATTGCTTTGCTGCTAGCATCTGGAGTTCGTCTTTCAGAGGCTGTTAACCTTGATCTTAAGGATGTTAATCTCAATATGATGATTATTGAAGTTACCCGTAAGGGCGGCAAACACGATTCGGTCAATGTCGCTGGTTTCGCTAAACCTTATTTAGAAAACTACATTACTATCAGACGGGGGCGCTACAAGGCTGAAAAGACTGATCTAGCTTTCTTTTTATCCGAATATCGTGGTGTTCCTAATCGCATGGATGCTTCTTCTATTGAAAAAATGGTTGCTAAATATTCGCAAGATTTCAAAATCCGCGTCACTCCCCACAAACTAAGACACACGCTTGCAACTAGATTATACGATGCTACCAAATCACAAGTTTTGGTCAGTCATCAATTAGGTCATGCTTCTACTCAAGTAACAGACCTTTATACTCATATCGTTAATGATGAACAAAAAAATGCTTTAGATAAATTATAA
- a CDS encoding acetyl-CoA carboxylase biotin carboxyl carrier protein subunit, translating to MLRKFKISIDGKEYLVEMEEISESSVPAATPITPTTENTRAASDQKQQSQTPSPAATASAANTMPAPMPGTILKVLVNVGDTVSENQPLMILEAMKMENEIVAGMAGTVSAIHVSSGQAVDAGDNLITIA from the coding sequence ATGTTGCGTAAATTTAAAATCTCGATTGATGGTAAAGAATACTTAGTTGAAATGGAGGAAATCAGTGAAAGTTCAGTACCAGCAGCTACCCCCATCACTCCTACAACAGAAAACACGAGGGCAGCATCAGATCAAAAACAACAGTCCCAGACACCATCACCAGCTGCAACAGCCTCTGCTGCTAATACGATGCCAGCTCCAATGCCTGGAACTATTTTAAAGGTTCTTGTTAATGTTGGTGACACTGTTTCTGAAAATCAGCCTTTGATGATTCTAGAAGCGATGAAAATGGAAAATGAAATTGTTGCTGGCATGGCAGGTACTGTTTCTGCTATTCATGTTAGTTCGGGGCAGGCGGTTGATGCTGGTGATAACTTAATTACAATTGCTTAA
- the citF gene encoding citrate lyase subunit alpha, giving the protein MAENKLGRDIPRKYANQYGAFEGELAHIKSYKESSRQVKPVKPSDDKLLSSIHEAIEKTRLKDGMTISFHHHFREGDYVMNMVLDEIAKMGIKDISIAPSSIANVHEPLIDHIKNGVVTNITSSGLRDKVGAAISEGIMENPVIIRSHGGRARAIATDDIHIDVAFLGAPSSDAYGNANGTRGKTTCGSLGYAMIDAKYADQVVIVTDTLVPYPNTPISIPQTDVDYIVVVDAIGDPEGIAKGATRYTKNPKELLIAEYAAKVITSSPYYKEGFSFQTGTGGASLAVTRFMREQMIKDDIKANFALGGITNAMVELLEEGLVDKILDVQDFDHPSAVSLDRNAEKHYEIDANMYASPLSKGSVINQLDTCVLSALEVDTNFNVNVMTGSDGVIRGASGGHCDTAFAAKMSLVISPLVRGRIPTFVDKVNTVITPGTSVDVVVTEVGIAINPNRPDLIEYFKDLKVPQLTIEELKEKAYAIVGNPQPIQYGDKIVALIEYRDGSLIDVVRNV; this is encoded by the coding sequence ATGGCAGAAAATAAATTAGGACGTGATATTCCTCGAAAATATGCCAATCAATATGGTGCATTTGAAGGAGAACTTGCACATATTAAAAGCTATAAGGAATCCAGCCGACAAGTTAAACCGGTAAAACCTAGTGATGATAAACTTTTATCTTCTATTCATGAAGCAATTGAAAAAACAAGGCTCAAAGATGGTATGACTATTTCTTTCCATCATCATTTTCGTGAAGGGGACTATGTCATGAATATGGTGCTTGATGAAATCGCTAAGATGGGGATTAAGGATATCTCTATCGCTCCAAGTTCAATTGCCAATGTTCATGAACCACTGATTGATCATATTAAAAATGGTGTTGTTACTAATATTACTTCAAGTGGTTTGCGTGATAAAGTTGGTGCCGCTATTTCAGAAGGCATTATGGAAAATCCTGTTATTATTCGTTCTCATGGTGGACGTGCACGTGCTATTGCAACAGATGATATTCATATTGATGTTGCCTTTTTGGGAGCACCAAGTTCAGATGCCTATGGTAACGCTAACGGAACTAGAGGAAAAACAACCTGTGGTTCACTTGGTTATGCTATGATTGATGCCAAATATGCTGATCAGGTCGTCATTGTTACAGATACTTTGGTGCCATATCCTAATACACCTATTAGCATCCCGCAAACAGATGTTGATTATATTGTAGTAGTAGATGCTATTGGTGATCCAGAAGGCATTGCCAAAGGCGCTACACGTTATACTAAGAACCCTAAGGAATTACTTATTGCAGAGTATGCTGCTAAAGTGATTACAAGCTCTCCTTACTATAAGGAAGGTTTCTCTTTCCAGACAGGTACTGGAGGTGCTTCCCTTGCTGTGACACGTTTTATGCGTGAACAAATGATTAAAGATGACATCAAAGCTAATTTTGCACTCGGTGGTATTACCAATGCAATGGTTGAACTATTGGAAGAAGGTTTGGTTGATAAGATCCTCGATGTTCAAGATTTCGACCATCCATCTGCTGTATCTTTGGATCGTAATGCTGAAAAACATTATGAAATCGATGCTAATATGTATGCTTCGCCATTAAGTAAAGGTTCTGTTATCAATCAATTAGACACTTGCGTTCTCTCAGCTTTGGAGGTTGATACAAATTTTAATGTTAATGTTATGACAGGTTCGGATGGGGTTATTCGCGGAGCATCAGGTGGTCACTGCGATACAGCTTTTGCTGCTAAAATGAGTCTGGTTATCTCACCATTGGTTCGTGGACGCATTCCTACTTTTGTTGATAAGGTTAATACTGTTATTACACCAGGTACAAGTGTTGATGTTGTCGTAACAGAAGTTGGTATCGCTATCAATCCTAATCGTCCAGATTTGATTGAATATTTCAAAGATTTGAAAGTACCTCAATTGACCATTGAAGAGTTAAAAGAAAAAGCTTACGCTATTGTTGGTAATCCTCAACCTATTCAATATGGTGATAAGATTGTAGCGCTTATTGAATACCGTGATGGCAGCTTAATTGATGTTGTTCGCAATGTCTGA
- the citX gene encoding citrate lyase holo-[acyl-carrier protein] synthase, with translation MSDTDVFKGEEVTLEEMMAAREQRSFRQLSLLRKFEGQSLLCASMNIPGPIKSSESLNKTFQSIINLVKEDLRGHIIFEREVHQKTGWEYYCLSDLPVSELKTKMIAIETKISIGRLMDLDVLHLVNGIPQPISRQELGFPGRQCYICQNDAKVCSRSRKHSVIEMQEAIAKFIKINH, from the coding sequence ATGTCTGATACAGATGTTTTTAAGGGAGAAGAAGTTACGCTTGAGGAAATGATGGCAGCTCGTGAACAACGTAGCTTTCGACAATTGTCTTTACTTCGAAAATTTGAAGGTCAATCCTTGCTGTGTGCTAGCATGAACATCCCTGGTCCAATTAAAAGCTCAGAAAGTTTAAATAAAACTTTTCAGTCAATTATTAATCTTGTCAAAGAAGATTTAAGGGGTCATATTATTTTTGAAAGGGAAGTTCATCAAAAAACTGGCTGGGAATATTATTGCCTTTCTGACCTTCCTGTATCAGAATTGAAAACGAAGATGATTGCTATTGAGACAAAAATTAGCATTGGCCGTCTGATGGATTTGGATGTTTTACATCTAGTTAATGGTATACCGCAGCCAATCAGTCGTCAGGAACTCGGTTTTCCTGGACGTCAATGTTATATTTGCCAAAACGATGCTAAAGTTTGTAGCCGTTCTCGTAAACACAGTGTTATTGAAATGCAAGAAGCTATCGCAAAATTCATCAAAATCAATCACTAA
- a CDS encoding OadG-related small transporter subunit: MNTNDLLQAFELMGLGMAGVFIVLGILYIVAELLIKIFPVNN; the protein is encoded by the coding sequence ATGAATACGAATGATCTCCTTCAAGCCTTTGAATTAATGGGCTTGGGTATGGCTGGTGTCTTTATTGTTTTAGGTATTTTATATATTGTTGCTGAACTTTTAATCAAAATTTTTCCAGTCAATAATTAA
- a CDS encoding ABC transporter ATP-binding protein, translated as MKKVLEIKHLSKRYGQQLALDNVNLTIQKGEIYGLIGKNGAGKTTLIKVITKLIQPSQGSVSVFGSSTQSEWTHALKRVGSVIETPVALNHLTARQNLHYYCKARHVPNADKVIDESLTLVGLTNTGKKKFRGFSLGMKQRLGIAIALIVKPDFLILDEPINGLDPVAIKEFRHMIKKLNEEHDMTVIISSHILSELYQVATKFGIIENGRIIKEISKADFDTQSEDYIVLKTSHINEASQILQDQMNYRIKVTNADNEIHVFGQSHSIKGIVKELVANAVDIDEIYYKRQDLEDYFTQIVE; from the coding sequence ATGAAAAAGGTACTTGAAATCAAACACTTGTCCAAACGATATGGACAACAATTAGCGCTTGATAATGTTAATCTTACCATTCAAAAAGGTGAGATTTATGGGCTAATTGGTAAAAATGGTGCAGGTAAGACAACTCTCATCAAAGTCATTACAAAGCTTATTCAACCAAGTCAGGGAAGTGTTTCAGTCTTTGGTTCTAGCACCCAGAGCGAATGGACACACGCTCTTAAGCGTGTCGGTTCTGTGATTGAGACACCTGTTGCACTTAATCATTTGACTGCCCGACAAAATCTGCACTACTACTGCAAGGCACGGCATGTTCCTAATGCTGACAAAGTGATTGACGAAAGTTTAACGCTGGTTGGCCTTACCAATACAGGTAAGAAAAAATTTCGTGGTTTTTCACTTGGTATGAAACAGCGTCTGGGTATAGCTATAGCTTTGATTGTCAAACCAGATTTTCTTATCTTAGACGAACCAATTAATGGCTTGGATCCCGTGGCGATCAAAGAATTTCGGCACATGATTAAGAAACTTAACGAAGAACACGACATGACAGTGATTATTTCCAGTCATATCCTATCTGAGCTTTATCAAGTGGCTACTAAGTTCGGTATTATTGAGAATGGTCGTATTATCAAGGAAATTAGCAAGGCTGATTTTGATACCCAAAGCGAAGACTATATCGTTTTAAAGACCAGTCATATCAATGAAGCCAGCCAAATTCTTCAGGATCAAATGAATTATCGTATTAAGGTCACTAACGCGGACAATGAAATTCATGTGTTCGGACAATCTCATAGTATCAAAGGCATTGTCAAAGAACTAGTTGCAAATGCTGTTGATATTGACGAAATCTACTACAAACGCCAAGATTTAGAAGATTACTTCACACAAATTGTAGAATAA
- a CDS encoding GntR family transcriptional regulator, translated as MNASVITAVKNNLDLSQNVPLKVAFYEALRKTIILSEIPAGCRINEKELASALNISRTPIRYALGVLEEEKLVEHIPKRGIVVRGISLKDAIEIFDIRKALDTLAATKAMYLMTDKDFADMKKILTDCEDFIEDGDIETILDNFNQFNDLIYRKSQMLRLREIVTELQTYLRYFREISIASVERRKRALKEHWIIYRGMRNKDVEQITLITHEHLNASLDFILQQMESK; from the coding sequence ATGAACGCATCAGTTATAACTGCTGTAAAAAATAATTTAGATTTATCACAAAATGTTCCTTTAAAAGTTGCTTTTTATGAAGCTTTAAGGAAGACCATCATTCTTAGTGAAATTCCAGCAGGCTGTCGCATTAACGAAAAAGAACTTGCTTCTGCTCTTAATATTAGTCGGACACCTATCCGCTATGCACTGGGGGTTTTAGAAGAAGAAAAACTTGTTGAACATATTCCCAAACGCGGCATTGTTGTTCGTGGCATTTCTTTAAAAGATGCTATTGAAATTTTTGATATCCGAAAGGCTTTAGACACTCTGGCAGCTACCAAGGCAATGTATTTAATGACTGATAAAGATTTTGCAGATATGAAAAAAATTCTAACTGACTGTGAAGATTTTATTGAAGATGGTGATATCGAAACTATTTTAGATAATTTCAATCAATTTAACGATCTGATTTATCGAAAAAGTCAAATGTTGCGCCTACGAGAGATCGTTACCGAATTACAGACTTATTTGAGATATTTTCGAGAAATATCAATTGCTTCTGTAGAACGGCGTAAGCGAGCTTTGAAAGAACATTGGATTATCTATCGTGGTATGCGCAATAAGGATGTCGAGCAAATTACTCTTATCACCCATGAGCACTTGAATGCTTCTCTTGACTTTATTCTTCAACAAATGGAAAGTAAGTAA
- a CDS encoding CitMHS family transporter — MLLTILAYAMIIVFMYVVMKKKMSPFTALIIVPLVAVIIVILTNSANFTADKSFVEFLGGDKISHNLTAIGPMVLYGINNTAQTGIMLLFAILYFSLMLDAGLFDPITEKMIRFAKGDPMKVLIATAIVSAAVSLNGDGTTTTLICCSAFLPIYKKLNMKIMNLGVLIILQNTIMNLLPWGGPTARAMSVLNVGSEILGYLAPGMILSLLYVIFFVARSMGKKERKRLGVTELSDKEITELITVNDPDTLKIRRPQNFWFNGILTLILIAWLVAGSFISAIEMPSLLLFALGTCIALMVNYPNLKEQSKRISENAGDAVQVVILVFAAGIFMGLFQGSGMAGALAQSFTTIIPKQLAGFWGLVIAFISAPGTFFLSNDGFYYGIMPVLAEAGAKYGFDNVAMALASLMGQAFHLLSPLVAFIYLLLRLTGLDMGEWQRESAKYALVVFIIFVVTILIVGRLPFYIPQ, encoded by the coding sequence ATGTTGCTAACAATTCTAGCTTATGCTATGATTATTGTCTTCATGTACGTTGTTATGAAGAAGAAAATGTCGCCTTTTACGGCACTGATTATAGTTCCTTTAGTAGCTGTCATTATTGTTATCTTAACAAATTCTGCAAACTTTACAGCTGATAAAAGTTTCGTTGAATTTTTGGGAGGCGATAAAATTTCCCATAATTTAACAGCTATTGGGCCTATGGTATTATATGGAATTAATAATACCGCTCAAACAGGAATTATGCTTCTATTTGCTATCTTATATTTCTCATTAATGCTGGATGCAGGGCTGTTCGATCCGATTACTGAAAAAATGATTCGCTTTGCTAAGGGCGATCCAATGAAAGTTTTGATAGCTACCGCTATCGTTTCCGCTGCTGTTTCTCTTAATGGCGACGGAACTACAACTACTCTTATTTGCTGTTCTGCCTTTCTGCCAATCTATAAAAAACTCAATATGAAAATTATGAATCTTGGTGTTTTGATTATTCTTCAAAATACTATTATGAACCTACTTCCTTGGGGCGGACCAACTGCTCGGGCTATGTCTGTTTTAAACGTTGGTTCTGAAATATTAGGCTATCTAGCACCCGGTATGATTTTATCCCTACTTTATGTTATCTTCTTCGTCGCTAGAAGCATGGGTAAAAAAGAACGCAAACGTTTAGGTGTTACTGAATTATCTGACAAAGAAATAACAGAATTAATCACTGTTAACGATCCTGATACACTTAAAATTCGTCGACCTCAAAATTTTTGGTTTAATGGTATTTTGACACTTATCTTAATTGCTTGGTTAGTTGCTGGTTCTTTCATTTCGGCTATTGAAATGCCTTCACTTCTTCTCTTTGCATTAGGAACTTGTATTGCTTTAATGGTCAACTACCCTAATTTGAAAGAACAATCAAAACGAATTAGTGAAAATGCTGGTGATGCTGTTCAAGTTGTTATCCTTGTCTTCGCTGCAGGTATCTTCATGGGACTTTTCCAAGGTTCTGGTATGGCTGGGGCTCTAGCACAAAGCTTTACAACTATCATTCCTAAACAACTGGCTGGCTTCTGGGGCTTAGTCATCGCCTTTATCTCTGCTCCTGGTACATTTTTCCTTTCAAATGATGGCTTTTATTATGGTATTATGCCAGTCTTGGCGGAAGCTGGTGCTAAATATGGATTTGACAATGTTGCTATGGCTTTAGCCTCATTGATGGGACAAGCTTTTCACTTATTGAGTCCATTAGTTGCCTTTATTTATCTACTTCTTCGCTTAACGGGCTTAGACATGGGCGAATGGCAAAGAGAGTCTGCTAAATATGCACTGGTTGTCTTCATCATCTTTGTGGTGACAATTCTTATCGTGGGACGTCTACCATTTTATATTCCACAATAA
- the citD gene encoding citrate lyase acyl carrier protein, with amino-acid sequence MDIKQTAVAGSLESSDIMVTVNPSDVQGITVQLESSVEKQFGQQIRKVIEETLKHLGVKAASVEAVDKGALDCTIKARTITAVHRAAQVEVYDWKEIDSWNA; translated from the coding sequence ATGGATATTAAACAAACAGCTGTTGCTGGTTCGTTAGAATCTAGCGATATCATGGTGACAGTAAATCCTAGTGATGTTCAAGGCATTACGGTTCAATTAGAAAGCAGTGTTGAAAAACAATTTGGTCAACAAATCCGTAAAGTCATTGAGGAAACATTGAAACATTTGGGTGTTAAAGCAGCAAGTGTTGAAGCAGTTGACAAAGGCGCTTTAGATTGCACTATTAAAGCACGAACCATTACAGCCGTTCACCGTGCGGCACAAGTAGAAGTCTATGACTGGAAGGAGATTGACTCATGGAACGCTTAA
- the citE gene encoding citrate (pro-3S)-lyase subunit beta produces the protein MERLRRTMMFVPGANAAMLRDAPLYGADSIMFDLEDSVSLKEKDASRTLVHFALKTFDYSKVETVVRINSLDSCGALDIEAVIIAGVDVIRLPKTETAKDIREVEDVIERVERNNDIEIGRTKMMAAIESAQGVLNALAIAKASDRLIGIALGAEDYVTNMRTRRYPDGQELFFARNMILHAARAAGIAAVDTVYSDVNNPEGFQNEVRLIRQLGFDGKSVINPRQIPLVNAIYAPNEKEIQKAKEVVWAIHEAESKGSGVVSLQGKMVDKPIVERAQRVIALAKAAGLLTGEDISNGRK, from the coding sequence ATGGAACGCTTAAGAAGAACAATGATGTTTGTTCCCGGTGCCAATGCAGCTATGCTGCGAGATGCTCCTTTATATGGTGCGGACTCCATTATGTTTGATTTGGAAGATTCTGTTTCTCTTAAAGAAAAGGATGCTTCTAGAACATTAGTTCATTTTGCCTTAAAAACATTTGATTACAGCAAGGTGGAAACAGTTGTTCGTATCAATAGTTTAGATAGTTGCGGCGCTTTAGACATTGAAGCGGTTATTATAGCCGGTGTTGATGTTATTCGATTGCCAAAAACAGAAACTGCTAAAGATATTAGAGAAGTTGAAGATGTCATTGAAAGAGTAGAGCGTAACAATGACATCGAAATTGGGCGTACGAAAATGATGGCAGCAATTGAATCTGCCCAAGGAGTTTTGAATGCGCTTGCAATTGCTAAAGCATCAGATCGTTTAATTGGGATTGCTCTTGGAGCTGAAGATTATGTTACCAATATGAGAACGCGCCGTTATCCTGATGGTCAAGAACTTTTCTTTGCTCGCAATATGATTTTACATGCTGCTCGTGCCGCCGGTATCGCAGCAGTTGACACTGTTTATTCTGATGTTAATAATCCAGAAGGATTTCAAAATGAAGTACGTTTAATTAGGCAACTTGGATTTGATGGTAAATCTGTTATCAACCCTCGTCAAATTCCATTGGTTAATGCAATTTACGCTCCAAATGAAAAAGAAATTCAAAAGGCAAAAGAAGTTGTTTGGGCCATTCATGAGGCTGAAAGCAAAGGTTCTGGTGTTGTTTCGCTTCAGGGTAAAATGGTTGATAAACCAATTGTTGAGCGTGCTCAACGTGTTATTGCTTTAGCTAAGGCCGCTGGATTACTTACTGGGGAGGATATTTCAAATGGCAGAAAATAA
- a CDS encoding oxaloacetate decarboxylase subunit alpha → MTKIHIMETVLRDGQQSQIATRMTTKEMLPVLKTLDEAGYRALEMWGGATFDSCLRFLNEDPWERLRTIRKHVKKTKLQMLLRGQNLLGYRNYADDVVCSFIQKSVENGIDIVRIFDALNDPRNLQTAVSATKEAGGHAQVAISYTTSPVHTVDYFVHLSKEYAEIGADSICIKDMAGVLTPQTGYDLVKRTKETIDLPLEVHTHATSGISEMTYLKVAEAGADIIDTAVSSFAGGTSQPATESIVIALEELGFETGVDLQKVETAAAHFNTIRDHYRAEGLLNPKVKDVEPKTLIYQVPGGMLSNLLSQLTEQGLANRYEEVLAEVPRVRADLGYPPLVTPLSQMVGTQSLLNIISDERYKVVPNEIKDYVRGLYGRPPAAIADDIKEKIIGNEEVITVRPADLIEPQLPKLRQEIAEYARSEEDVLSYASFPQQAKDFLGRREDPFYDVPVQNVSVTIDFD, encoded by the coding sequence ATGACAAAAATCCATATTATGGAGACGGTTTTAAGAGACGGGCAGCAAAGTCAAATTGCAACACGAATGACAACTAAAGAAATGTTACCTGTTCTTAAAACTTTGGATGAAGCTGGATATCGTGCTTTAGAGATGTGGGGTGGAGCGACCTTTGATTCCTGCCTTCGTTTTTTAAACGAGGATCCATGGGAAAGATTGCGTACTATTCGTAAACATGTTAAAAAGACAAAATTGCAGATGTTACTGCGTGGTCAAAATTTATTGGGCTACCGCAATTATGCTGATGATGTTGTTTGCTCTTTCATTCAAAAATCGGTTGAAAATGGTATTGATATCGTCCGTATTTTTGATGCTTTGAATGATCCGCGTAATCTACAAACGGCAGTTAGTGCTACTAAGGAAGCTGGCGGACATGCTCAAGTGGCTATTTCTTATACAACTAGTCCTGTTCATACAGTTGATTATTTTGTTCATTTATCTAAAGAATATGCTGAAATCGGAGCAGACTCCATTTGTATCAAGGATATGGCTGGTGTTTTAACACCTCAAACAGGTTATGACCTTGTAAAGCGTACCAAAGAAACGATTGATTTGCCACTAGAAGTACATACTCATGCGACAAGTGGTATCTCTGAAATGACTTATCTTAAGGTTGCAGAAGCTGGTGCTGATATTATTGATACTGCTGTATCTTCCTTTGCAGGCGGAACTAGTCAACCAGCGACAGAATCTATAGTTATCGCTTTAGAAGAACTTGGTTTTGAAACAGGTGTTGATCTACAGAAAGTTGAGACAGCAGCAGCTCACTTCAATACTATCCGTGATCATTATCGTGCAGAAGGTCTTTTAAATCCTAAGGTTAAGGATGTTGAGCCTAAAACTTTGATTTATCAAGTTCCAGGTGGTATGTTGTCTAATTTGCTTAGTCAATTAACAGAACAGGGATTGGCCAATCGCTATGAAGAAGTGTTGGCCGAAGTTCCTCGTGTTAGAGCCGATTTGGGCTATCCGCCATTGGTTACACCTTTATCGCAAATGGTTGGGACACAATCTCTACTGAACATTATCTCTGATGAACGTTATAAGGTTGTTCCTAACGAAATTAAGGATTATGTCCGTGGACTTTATGGGCGTCCACCTGCAGCCATTGCCGATGATATTAAAGAAAAAATCATTGGGAATGAAGAAGTGATTACTGTTCGTCCAGCAGATTTAATCGAGCCTCAATTACCTAAACTTAGACAGGAAATTGCTGAATATGCAAGAAGTGAAGAAGATGTTTTAAGTTACGCTTCTTTCCCGCAACAAGCAAAAGATTTCTTGGGGCGTCGTGAAGATCCTTTCTACGATGTCCCTGTACAAAATGTTTCTGTTACCATTGATTTTGATTAA